A genomic window from Candidatus Obscuribacterales bacterium includes:
- a CDS encoding tetratricopeptide repeat protein, whose translation MSEKYQLRQNDGACFAVAVGSSFIVATFMCLPDAIALIPSVPDFIHWFVRVIGLWLSAAMLWTMGLFFVLKVALLIAGPIVVDSTGIRLSRFSKKIRWSWIGALGVDSLETIREVFFMKTPVMRLMIYMPKYEEKGKWVKGGAQVVPSLWFTKEQFEALVSFASKKAFGIAPNGLPVLLGHSPLREETREINKQKKIFRTLYSAVVAIGIVTVLGRNAIVNYSYNAGNKAVRDGQLEEAIQDYRTALTFKPAFAMAWHQLGTIYWIQNKKKDAEDAWNHALAMRPDLVEAKVGLSYLYSQRNENDKAEKLLVNALRLSPTYVPGHIALAELYFHKKDYAKARQSAELVLQMEAKNGQALKLLRQIANEAHK comes from the coding sequence TTGTCGGAAAAGTATCAGCTAAGACAAAATGATGGAGCTTGCTTTGCGGTTGCAGTAGGTAGTTCATTCATCGTGGCGACGTTTATGTGCTTGCCTGATGCGATTGCGCTAATTCCTTCGGTGCCGGATTTCATTCACTGGTTCGTGCGGGTGATTGGCTTGTGGCTTTCGGCAGCAATGCTTTGGACTATGGGTTTGTTCTTTGTACTCAAAGTAGCATTGTTGATTGCCGGACCAATTGTTGTTGACAGCACGGGTATTCGTCTGTCTCGATTCAGTAAGAAAATTCGTTGGAGTTGGATTGGCGCACTTGGTGTTGATAGTCTCGAGACTATTCGAGAAGTGTTTTTCATGAAAACGCCAGTTATGCGTCTGATGATTTACATGCCGAAGTATGAAGAGAAAGGTAAGTGGGTCAAAGGTGGTGCGCAAGTTGTTCCGTCTCTTTGGTTTACCAAAGAGCAATTCGAAGCACTTGTTTCATTCGCATCTAAGAAGGCATTTGGAATTGCTCCTAATGGATTGCCAGTTTTGCTTGGACATTCTCCGTTGCGAGAAGAAACCAGAGAGATAAACAAGCAGAAGAAGATTTTCAGAACTTTGTATTCAGCAGTTGTGGCAATAGGCATTGTCACTGTGCTGGGCAGAAATGCGATAGTCAACTATTCATATAATGCCGGTAATAAAGCCGTGAGAGATGGGCAGTTGGAAGAAGCGATACAAGACTATCGCACTGCTCTGACTTTTAAGCCTGCTTTTGCGATGGCATGGCATCAGTTAGGAACAATCTACTGGATTCAAAATAAGAAGAAGGACGCAGAAGATGCCTGGAATCATGCGCTTGCGATGAGACCGGATCTGGTTGAAGCGAAAGTTGGTTTGTCATATCTGTACAGTCAACGGAATGAGAATGATAAGGCGGAGAAACTTTTAGTCAATGCATTGCGTTTGTCGCCGACGTATGTGCCGGGACATATTGCATTAGCCGAACTGTATTTTCACAAGAAGGATTATGCCAAGGCGCGGCAATCAGCTGAGCTTGTTTTGCAAATGGAAGCCAAAAATGGGCAGGCGCTTAAGCTGCTGAGACAGATTGCAAATGAGGCGCACAAATGA
- a CDS encoding Mrp/NBP35 family ATP-binding protein, with protein sequence MFGNKNKGLKEEDILNALRKVEDPDLHIDIVTLNMVSDIKINLPKVFFKLTLTTPACPLKEKIEHDCREALLKLDGVEEVEMESTASVASGRKVQGREPVEGIKQIIAITSGKGGVGKSTVTLNLAAALTHLGAKVGILDADITAPNIPAMMGLDGYEPQGRNNRIMPAEKHGIKCISMAFFVSKDTPIIWRGPMLDKAIRQFLRDVEWGELDYLLVDLPPGTGDAQLSISQATNLTGGVIVTTPQDIALLDGRKGLAMFQQMQIPVLGFVENMSYFHCPHCEGRTDIFNHGGGKALAEEVGVPFLGEVPLDIAVREGGDNGMPITSLDINHPVSQAFLNVAKQMAAQVSIASLKSPVAAGNS encoded by the coding sequence CGCACTCCGCAAGGTCGAAGACCCGGATTTGCACATAGATATCGTCACCCTCAATATGGTCTCTGATATCAAAATCAATCTGCCAAAGGTGTTCTTCAAGCTAACCCTGACAACACCGGCTTGCCCGCTCAAAGAGAAAATCGAGCACGACTGCCGTGAAGCTTTGCTCAAACTAGACGGCGTTGAAGAAGTGGAAATGGAATCCACAGCATCAGTTGCATCCGGACGCAAAGTCCAAGGTCGCGAACCGGTTGAAGGCATCAAACAAATCATCGCCATCACATCAGGCAAAGGCGGCGTCGGCAAATCGACAGTAACGTTGAACTTAGCTGCTGCGCTTACTCACCTCGGCGCCAAAGTCGGCATTCTCGATGCAGATATAACCGCGCCAAATATTCCTGCGATGATGGGACTCGATGGCTATGAGCCACAAGGTCGCAACAACAGAATTATGCCTGCCGAAAAGCACGGCATCAAATGCATCTCAATGGCATTTTTCGTCTCGAAAGACACACCAATTATTTGGCGTGGTCCAATGCTCGACAAAGCCATTCGTCAATTCTTGCGTGATGTTGAATGGGGCGAACTAGATTACTTATTAGTCGACTTGCCACCAGGCACGGGTGACGCACAATTGAGCATCAGCCAAGCAACCAACCTAACAGGTGGCGTCATTGTCACAACTCCGCAAGACATTGCATTGCTTGATGGACGCAAAGGCTTAGCCATGTTCCAACAAATGCAAATCCCAGTATTGGGCTTTGTCGAAAACATGAGCTACTTCCACTGCCCGCACTGCGAAGGTCGCACCGACATCTTCAACCACGGCGGCGGAAAAGCACTCGCTGAAGAAGTTGGCGTACCATTTTTAGGTGAAGTACCGCTCGATATAGCCGTCAGAGAAGGCGGCGACAACGGAATGCCTATCACATCGCTGGACATCAACCACCCAGTCTCGCAAGCATTTCTCAACGTAGCTAAGCAAATGGCTGCCCAAGTCAGCATCGCCAGCCTCAAGTCCCCGGTAGCTGCTGGCAACAGCTAG
- a CDS encoding 50S ribosomal protein L25, translating into MEKFKLKLESRHTKNPIATRRDGKIPATIYGPGIDSESVQIDSKEFSRLPHAAYSHIIELTGQDKPVNAIIRNVQRKATTAQVLNIEFYRVSNDRKLTVQVPLKFVGTSPAVGLGGLLQENYQEAEIECFPSDIPDFIEVDLSLIEQLDHGIHFSELSVSNKIKILNPADEIVVRVVTPRAVPTPEEEAKAAAAAGGAAAPEAAAAPAAAKEKEAAPAAK; encoded by the coding sequence ATGGAAAAATTCAAGCTCAAGCTTGAGTCACGTCACACAAAGAATCCCATCGCCACTCGTCGCGATGGAAAGATTCCTGCCACCATTTATGGTCCAGGTATAGATTCGGAATCTGTGCAGATAGACAGCAAAGAATTCTCGCGCTTGCCACATGCAGCTTATTCGCACATCATCGAATTGACCGGTCAAGACAAACCAGTCAACGCCATCATTCGTAATGTGCAGCGCAAGGCAACCACAGCCCAAGTGTTGAACATCGAGTTCTATCGTGTAAGCAACGATCGTAAGTTGACGGTACAAGTACCGTTGAAGTTTGTTGGCACTTCGCCAGCCGTTGGTCTTGGTGGTCTCTTGCAAGAGAACTACCAAGAAGCCGAAATCGAGTGCTTCCCATCAGACATTCCTGACTTCATCGAAGTCGACTTGTCGCTCATCGAACAACTCGATCATGGTATTCACTTCTCCGAGTTGTCGGTCTCTAACAAGATCAAGATCCTCAACCCGGCCGATGAGATCGTCGTAAGAGTTGTAACACCACGTGCTGTTCCGACTCCGGAAGAAGAAGCCAAAGCAGCAGCCGCAGCAGGTGGCGCAGCCGCTCCAGAAGCAGCAGCCGCACCGGCAGCAGCCAAAGAGAAAGAAGCAGCACCAGCAGCCAAGTAA
- the recN gene encoding DNA repair protein RecN — MLQTLDIRDFALIEHISVDFSAGLNVLTGETGAGKSIIIDALSAVLGAKAGPNLIRNGAEKATIEATFKSSPQVSAWLKANELVDEEVSELVVYREINKTGSRSRVNGTPVNSSILQELKQYLLTLHAQHEARTLMLPQYQLAMLDALGDTKHQQVQDKVKTLYTRWKDLKESLEEQNLSNAEREKRLDFARFQLAELLEAALTTADEDEKLEGQCRILANVADLDGAVSNAYGYIKGSESEDASPIIDLLQKAISEVKQAADLDPELSSVIEPLTSSLDLIEEAGRDLRRYRDTLDTDPEHLASIESRLGVLTTIKRKYGPSLTEAIAKRDELQTEIDRLENSDATLDQLNAEIAKLDRELNKTCSELSTKRQAIAKSFTASILSDLQEMGMERCQFEASFTAANLGPSGTDKVEFLIAPNPGQPLMPVAKIASGGELSRVMLAIKARLAAADEVSCVIFDEIDTGLSGRVLQAMRDKLAALAASHQILCITHQPIIASVANSHVLVSKQQTKDKTSVHVEILNDEKRLKSLAAMASGKEDETTALAFAQSLIDQAAQIRPI, encoded by the coding sequence ATGCTCCAGACTCTTGATATTCGGGATTTTGCGCTGATCGAACACATCAGCGTGGACTTTAGCGCCGGCTTGAATGTTTTAACCGGCGAAACCGGTGCCGGTAAGTCGATCATCATTGATGCCCTAAGCGCCGTCTTAGGTGCCAAGGCTGGTCCGAACCTGATTCGTAATGGCGCAGAAAAAGCAACGATAGAGGCTACATTTAAATCGAGCCCTCAAGTATCTGCTTGGCTGAAAGCTAATGAGCTTGTTGATGAAGAAGTTTCGGAGCTTGTCGTCTATCGAGAAATAAACAAAACAGGATCGCGCAGTCGCGTTAATGGCACACCTGTCAATTCTTCAATATTGCAAGAACTCAAACAATATCTTTTGACTCTGCACGCGCAGCACGAAGCAAGAACTCTCATGTTGCCTCAATATCAACTCGCCATGTTGGATGCTTTAGGCGACACCAAACATCAGCAAGTGCAAGACAAAGTAAAGACGCTCTACACTCGCTGGAAAGATTTAAAAGAAAGTCTGGAAGAACAAAACCTAAGTAATGCCGAACGCGAGAAGCGTCTTGATTTTGCTCGCTTTCAACTTGCAGAACTACTCGAAGCGGCTCTTACAACTGCTGACGAAGACGAGAAGCTCGAAGGTCAATGCCGCATCCTAGCCAATGTCGCCGACCTAGATGGTGCTGTCAGCAACGCATACGGCTATATAAAAGGATCGGAATCGGAAGATGCTAGCCCGATTATCGATCTCTTGCAGAAAGCCATTTCTGAAGTTAAGCAAGCTGCGGATTTAGATCCTGAGCTTTCATCAGTAATTGAACCGCTTACTTCATCTCTAGATCTTATTGAAGAAGCCGGTCGCGATTTGCGTCGCTACAGAGACACACTTGATACTGATCCGGAGCATCTTGCATCAATAGAATCTCGTCTTGGTGTTCTCACAACAATCAAACGCAAATACGGACCATCGCTGACAGAAGCAATTGCCAAACGCGATGAATTGCAGACAGAAATTGATCGTCTGGAAAATTCGGATGCAACACTTGATCAATTGAATGCAGAAATTGCCAAACTGGACCGCGAGCTAAATAAGACATGTTCAGAGCTATCAACAAAGCGCCAAGCTATCGCTAAGTCATTTACAGCTTCTATCCTTTCCGACTTACAGGAAATGGGCATGGAGCGCTGCCAATTCGAGGCTTCATTTACTGCCGCTAATCTTGGTCCATCCGGCACCGACAAAGTGGAGTTCTTAATCGCCCCCAACCCAGGTCAGCCACTGATGCCGGTCGCCAAAATAGCCTCCGGTGGAGAGCTTTCCCGGGTAATGCTAGCGATAAAAGCCCGTCTGGCTGCCGCTGACGAGGTCTCCTGCGTCATATTCGACGAAATAGACACCGGTCTGTCGGGCAGAGTCTTACAAGCCATGCGCGACAAACTGGCTGCCCTAGCCGCTTCTCACCAAATCCTTTGTATAACCCACCAGCCGATTATCGCCTCGGTGGCTAATAGCCATGTCCTCGTATCGAAGCAGCAGACCAAAGACAAGACTTCCGTACATGTTGAGATTCTTAACGACGAAAAACGCCTCAAGTCCCTAGCCGCAATGGCGTCTGGAAAAGAGGACGAGACCACGGCTTTAGCCTTTGCCCAAAGTCTCATCGACCAGGCCGCTCAAATTAGACCTATATAA